cttgggggaagaaactatTACACAGTCTGGTGGCTTTGTGGATAcagcgtgtggtgtaaatgtctgTGATGGAGGAaagagagaccccgatgatcttctcagctgtcttTACTATCCGCTGCAGGGTCTTGCAATCCAAGATGGTGCAATTCCCAAACCAGGCAATGATGCAGCTCCTCAGGATGCTCTTGATAGTCCCTctatagaatgtggtgaggatgagGGGTGGGAGATGGGCTTTTCTCAGCCTTCGCAGAAAGTAGAGACGCTGCAGGGCTTTCTTGGctatggagctggtgttgaggtATCAGGTGAGGTTCTctgccaggtgaacaccaaggaatttggtgctcttgacgatctTCACGGAGCTGTCGATATTCAGGGGAGAGCGGTCGCTCCTTGCTCTCCTGAcgtcaacaaccatctcttttgttttatccatgttcagagacaggttgttggcttTGCATCAGTCCATTGCcgctgcacctcctctctgtatgctgtctcgtcgttcttgctgatgagacccaccacggtTGTGTCATCGGCGAACTTGTTGGTGTGATTTGAACTGTTACCAGAttgaacagcagtggactgagcacacagccctgaggggccccagtgctcagtgtAGTGATGTTGAAGATGCTGCTTCCGATCCGGACTGACTGAGGTCTCTCAGTCAGGAAGTCAGGATCtagttgcagagggaggtgttCAGGCCCAGCAGGCTCAGCTTTCCAATCAAATGCTGAGGAATGACTGTGTTGAATGCagaactgaagtctatgaacagcattcgaaTGTACAGTACATGTCCTTTTTATCCAAGTGGGTGAAAGCCAGATGGAGGGTGGTGGTGATGGTGTCATCTGTTGGTGCTTGGGACGATACGCGAACTGCAGGGGGTCCAGTAAGGGGGGCAGCAGGGTCTTGATGTGCCTCATGACGAGCCTCTCAAAGCACTTCATGACGATGGATGAGAGTGCGACGGGACGGTAGTCGTTGAGGCAGGACACTGAAGACTTCTTTGCCACGGGGACGATAGTGGTGGTCTTGAAGCACATTGGAACGACAGCGCTGCTCAGGGAGATGTTGAAGTGGACTGTGGTTCCatctgtttgaaattagttttcttaacttaaaattactatgtaatcttaaCACAAACACTTAGTGTAGAAAGAAGCTAGTTGAAtagggtaaacccaacaaaattagaagtGTCCATGCAACTcaaatctcttttattttttatttacgaactagtgaaagtgaatgttagcatgctaaatacatgctggatgaatgtgtAACATAGTGTAATTAGTAACTACGCTATGGTTAGCAAAGCAACTGCTCAACAAAGCAcgcaatcaatttcatgtgcaaCATACCTGTCcttaagctccactcttcaccataatgttaacctccaaaactccaacataacaccccctttatattcatcttgcacaaaaacaaattatatcacatattttaacatttactctccctatcgtgTCACATGAAAAGCATgctggaaatggaaatccccagGATTTCATAAATGCTAcattaaaacctcaaaaagtattaaggtagtcccaactcaaatggattaagtaaacttcaatttcacaaatttaaatggataaaatgcaatgaaatcaaatagtgacaaaatgttctagaactgtgttgctttagttcattttaattaagtaaattgaacaagcagcaaaaatcctttttttgagtGTGGTCAGCTATGGTTATAAGTAGCTGAGTACCTGGTTTCTGTCATCTATACTAACAAAAGTGTACTACAGTTTACTAGAAATGCAGTGGTAATGCTTACCCATGCAAGTATCCAGTGAGAGGAATATATCTTTGGAAATTTGTCAGTGAATGGACAAAGCCACTGTGAAATTTTTTGAAAACTGTGGCCTTTTTATAGTTAGTAAATTCAGTTACTTGTAAGTCTATACACTGTTAAGTAAGAGTGAAATTGCGACATGCACACTTCCTGTTCGAGGTATTGCAGCACGAGTATTC
The sequence above is a segment of the Myxocyprinus asiaticus isolate MX2 ecotype Aquarium Trade chromosome 34, UBuf_Myxa_2, whole genome shotgun sequence genome. Coding sequences within it:
- the LOC127425445 gene encoding uncharacterized protein LOC127425445, giving the protein MDGTTVHFNISLSSAVVPMCFKTTTIVPVAKKSSVSCLNDYRPVALSSIVMKCFERLVMRHIKTLLPPLLDPLQFAYRPKHQQMTPSPPPSIWLSPTWIKRTCTVHSNAVHRLQFCIQHSHSSAFDWKAEPAGPEHLPLQLDPDFLTERPQSVRIGSSIFNITTLSTGAPQGCVLSPLLFNLVTVQITPTSSPMTQPWWVSSARTTRQHTERRCSGNGLMQSQQPVSEHG